One Methanohalophilus mahii DSM 5219 genomic window carries:
- a CDS encoding RNA methyltransferase, protein MSPQIRIVLVEPLYQGNVGSVTRSMENFGFDDLVLVNPCKLEGQARAMSCHARDLLESTPKVDTLEEAIEDTDIVIGTSGIAGIKTDQHIRMPAYTPAEIRDKFRETNGKIAFLFGREDNGFTREELKRCDMIMTIPTSEKYPVMNISHAATIAMYEMSNLPIGERPIAEGFDLQLLYDHFEQVLADVKHPTHKMEKTALMLKRIFGRAELTPREVQTLRGVLRDIQRSKK, encoded by the coding sequence ATGTCACCGCAGATCAGAATCGTACTTGTAGAACCTCTATATCAGGGAAATGTAGGTTCGGTTACACGCTCAATGGAAAACTTCGGATTTGATGACCTGGTTCTTGTAAATCCTTGTAAGCTCGAAGGACAGGCAAGAGCAATGTCATGCCATGCACGTGATTTACTGGAAAGTACCCCTAAAGTAGACACATTGGAAGAGGCTATTGAAGATACAGATATAGTAATTGGTACATCGGGAATTGCGGGTATAAAAACCGACCAGCACATACGCATGCCGGCATACACTCCCGCCGAGATCCGGGATAAATTCAGGGAAACAAATGGAAAGATCGCCTTCCTTTTCGGAAGAGAAGATAATGGATTCACCCGGGAAGAACTCAAAAGATGCGATATGATAATGACTATTCCTACATCGGAAAAATACCCCGTAATGAACATCTCCCATGCAGCAACCATTGCAATGTATGAGATGAGCAATCTCCCCATCGGCGAGAGACCAATTGCTGAAGGTTTTGATCTTCAATTGTTATATGATCATTTTGAACAGGTGCTTGCAGATGTAAAACACCCAACACATAAGATGGAAAAAACGGCCCTTATGTTGAAAAGGATATTCGGACGCGCAGAATTGACACCACGGGAAGTACAGACATTAAGAGGTGTACTCAGGGATATACAACGATCAAAGAAATGA